In Ferrimicrobium sp., a single window of DNA contains:
- a CDS encoding IS5/IS1182 family transposase, with protein sequence MRGAKVEMGAMFSYLSLEERVPADHPLRAIRVIVDRSLA encoded by the coding sequence ATGCGTGGAGCCAAGGTAGAGATGGGTGCGATGTTCAGTTATCTGTCCCTGGAGGAGCGGGTACCTGCAGATCATCCTCTGCGTGCTATCCGGGTGATTGTGGATCGATCCTTGGCAGA
- a CDS encoding helix-turn-helix domain-containing protein, whose translation MQGEEVLAIKDVAALLKVGEKTIYSMAHGGELPAFKVRGQWRFSRKDLDAWMEQQKHSTQDFGEGQKK comes from the coding sequence GTGCAAGGCGAAGAAGTGCTAGCGATCAAGGACGTGGCGGCCCTGTTGAAGGTTGGTGAAAAGACCATCTACTCCATGGCGCATGGCGGAGAGCTCCCCGCATTCAAGGTTAGGGGCCAATGGCGGTTCTCTCGAAAGGACCTCGATGCCTGGATGGAGCAACAGAAGCATTCAACCCAGGATTTTGGGGAAGGACAGAAGAAATGA
- a CDS encoding helix-turn-helix domain-containing protein, whose protein sequence is MHNTKHWAKIRPMNSFGETVRDLRVAQDLGLRETASKIGISPAYLSRIERGKERPPRPEVVKALAKELAADPDVLFRLSSSTDPEVVDFLHEQPEAMAFLRYLKDASFTEVEMKQLLKLAEDIKKPAK, encoded by the coding sequence TTGCACAACACCAAACATTGGGCTAAAATTCGGCCTATGAATAGCTTTGGCGAAACCGTCCGTGACCTAAGGGTCGCACAAGATCTTGGCTTGCGAGAAACAGCAAGCAAGATCGGCATTTCGCCTGCTTATCTGAGCAGGATAGAGCGAGGCAAGGAGCGCCCCCCCAGACCGGAGGTTGTTAAGGCGCTCGCCAAGGAGCTCGCAGCCGACCCGGATGTTCTGTTTCGCCTCTCCTCATCGACCGACCCGGAAGTTGTTGATTTCTTGCATGAACAGCCAGAGGCAATGGCATTTCTTCGTTATCTCAAAGATGCCTCGTTCACCGAGGTTGAAATGAAGCAACTATTGAAGCTTGCCGAAGACATCAAGAAGCCTGCGAAGTGA
- a CDS encoding lysozyme, producing MIEVPKAAIELAKRFEGFERKVKRGVEITAVPYICPAGFWTIGYGHLCDPKHPPITEAEAEVYLTRDLQTALATTLRYCPALATEQEGRLAAIVDFTFNLGAGRLQTSTLLRRINQRDWITAETELRRWIYGGGKILPRLVTRREAEIALL from the coding sequence GTGATCGAGGTGCCAAAAGCAGCCATTGAGCTGGCCAAGCGCTTCGAGGGATTCGAGCGCAAGGTGAAGCGCGGAGTCGAGATCACCGCCGTTCCCTATATCTGCCCAGCAGGGTTCTGGACGATTGGGTACGGCCATCTTTGCGACCCGAAGCACCCACCGATCACGGAGGCGGAAGCGGAGGTCTATCTGACGCGCGATCTGCAGACTGCTCTGGCGACGACGCTGCGCTACTGCCCTGCTCTGGCCACGGAGCAGGAGGGTCGGCTCGCGGCCATCGTTGACTTCACGTTCAACCTTGGCGCAGGGCGGCTGCAGACGTCGACACTGCTGCGGCGGATCAATCAGCGGGACTGGATTACCGCCGAGACAGAGCTGCGCCGCTGGATCTATGGAGGCGGAAAAATCTTGCCTAGACTGGTGACGCGGCGTGAGGCGGAGATTGCCTTACTTTGA